Genomic DNA from Bosea sp. (in: a-proteobacteria):
CCAGCGCCTGACCCACCACCTGGTCCATGTTGTAGTAGCGATAGCTCGCCAGCCGGCCCACGAACCATGTGTCCACCTCAGCCAGCGCCAGCGCCTCATAGCGCTTGTAGAGAGCCTGGTTCTCCGCGCGGGGCACCGGATAATAGGGGTCGCCCTCGTCGGTGGGATATTCGCGGGTGATGGTTGTCTTCGGGTGCTCTTGGCCCGTGAGGTGCTTGTACTCCGAGATGCGCGTGAAGGCTTCCGTCTGCGGATAATTCACGGTGCCCACCGGCTGGTGTTGGGCCATGTCCAGCGTCTCGTGCTCGAAGCGCAGCGAGCGGTAGGGCAGCTTGCCGAAGCGGTGTCCGTAGAATTCGTCGATCGGCCCGGTGTAGATCAGCCGCTTGTGCGGGATGATGTCCCGGACCTGGCGATAATCGCTCTGGAGCATAACCTTGATGTTGGGGTGATCCAGCATCTTCTGGAACATGCGCGTGTAGCCATGCAGCGGCATGCACTGGAACGTGTCCGTGAAGTAGCGGTCATCCCGGTTGGTGCGGGTCGGCACCCGCGCCGTCACCGATTTGTCGAGCTGCGAGGGATCGAGCCCCCACTGCTTGCGCGTGTAGCCCTGGAAGAACTTCTCATAGAGATCGCGGCCGATGGCCGAGACCACGACGTCTTCCGATGTCCGCACCTCTGCCACAGGCTCCGCCCGCGAAGCGAAGAAGCTGATCAATTCCTCCGGGGTGAGCGAGAGCCCGTAAAGCGCGTTCACCGTGTCGAGATTGATCGGCATCGGCACGCGCTTGCCGTCCACCTCGGCCAGCACACGATGCTCATAGGGCCTCCAGGCGGTGAACCGGGACAGATACTTCACGATCGGGTCGGCGTTGGTGTGGAAGATGTGCGGGCCGTACTGATGCATCAGGATGCCTGCGTCGTCATGACGATCGAAGGCATTGCCAGCGATATGCTTGCGCCGGTCGATGATCAGCACGGTTTCGTTGCGTTCGCAGGCGATGCGTTCAGCCAGCACGCTGCCCGCGAAGCCCGCTCCGACGATGAGCCAGTCGAACATCGGCCTATTCCTTCCCGGCGGCCGATGCCGCCCGCGCGCGCAGCCTTGAATCGCCCGCCCAGGCTCGGGGCGCGGGGCTGAGCGCCACTCCCGGCCCGCCGCCGCCCGCCGCTGCGGGGCCTGCGCTGGCCCGTCCCTGCGAAGCCTGGATCGCGCTCGCCTTGCCCACGACCTGGGCGGCCGGGGCCGCCTTGAGCATCAGCGTGTCGTGGATGAGCCTGTCCACGCGCTGCCAGCTCTTGTCCCAGGAATTGTTCGCCAGCATCGCATCGACCCTGGCGAGCCACTCTCCGCGCGGCCGCTCCAGCAGCGACGCGGCCTGCGCCACGAAGTCCTCCGCGCCGGAGGCGATCTCCACCACTCCGGCATCGCCATAGGGCGACACCACGTCGGTGATCGGCGTCGAGACCACGGGAAGCCCGGCCGCGAGAAATTCCGGCGTCTTCGTCGGGCTGATGAACCGGGTCGATTCATTGATGGCGAAGGGCATGATGCCCACGTCCCAGTTGCCGAGATAGCGCGGCAAATCCGGATAGCTCTTGCTGCCCAGCCAGTGGATGTTGGCCGCCTGCGGCAAGCTTTCCGGGTCGATCTTCACCACCGGGCCGATCATGATGAAGGACAGGTCCGGCCTCAGCGCCGCCGCCTCGCCGAGCAGTTCGGCGTCGAAGCGCTCGTCGATCACGCCGAAGAAGCCGAGGCGCGGATGGGGGATGTCGCGCTGGTCGGCCGGATCATCCGGCTTGGCCCGTGCCCTGTCGAAATGCGCCGTGTCGATGCTGCTGGGAAGCAGCGTAACGGACTGGTGCTGGCGGCGCTTGGCCTGATAGAGCGTGCGCCCGCCTGCCAGCACGAAATCGGCCCTGGCGAAGAGCCTGCGCTCCCACAAGGTCAGATCGGGAGCCGCGCCGCGGAAGGCCGACAGCTCGTCCATGCAGTCATAGAGACACGCCGGCGCTTCGATGTGCGCGCTGAAGGACAGCGCCATCGGCGAGTAATACCACAGCACCTGGGGCTTCCCTTCGGCCTCCACCAACTCGCTCATCAGCTCACGCTGCAGGCGCATGACCTCGGTCGGGGTATGGCCAGGCGGCAGATGCGGCACGGCGACCGTAATTCCGCCATCGCGCGGGGACAGCACCAGCCTGGGCGCGGGCACGTCCACGAAGATCGGCTCTTCAACGAAGATCACGCGGAAGGACTGCGCGGCGCGCGTGAGCAGATGCTGGGGCCGCTGGAACACGAAATCCCAACGCAGATGCGACAGGCACAGCAACAGCGGCCTTTCCACGCCACGCTCAGTCGTCGGGCCGTGTTCGCGAAGGGGCGTCGCGGGCGAATTCGGGGTCGTCTGCATGGCGCTGTCTCCGCGATGCCTGCGGCATGCGGATTCGTGCCGGGCGCGCCGGCGCCCTTGCAGAGAACATCATGAAGCAGGCGGGTTATGGAAAGGGGTTTGTCCGGGAATAACCGCGAGGGCGGGTTTTTGTTCCAATACCCCGTCAAATCACGCCAAACCGGCGTGCCCGGCGGACAGGTTGCGCCGAAACGCTGCGTTGTCGCGAGAAATTGCGCTGGCGGGCTCATCGGCGCCTGCGCAATCCTCAAGCTCCGCACCGATCTGCCGCTCGATCGCGTGAATTTCGCAGGTGGCCGGCAGCAACATCAGGCGCGATCGGGAATTGCGCGCGCGCCATCGCGCCTGAGCCTCCGCGCTGTCGAACAGGCGCGCATGAGCGACGACAAGCGCCGCATCGAATCCGTCGCGCATCAGCCAATCCGCAGCCTCGAGGCTGTCCACGCACAGATAATTGGAAGCGCCGTACCGCAGCAGCACCGCTTCAAGCAGCGCGACTGGCAGGGCATGGCCGATGAGCAGGACCCGTGTGCCGACAGGCACCCGTGGGGCGCTGGGGAAGGTCTTGAGCTGTGTCATGCGACTTTAACCACGCCCGCCGAGCATTTGTTCCGAAGCGCGTGACGTCAGCGCGGACCAGGCAGACGGTTGCGCCTGGAGCGGGAGCTTGCCCACGGATCGGCGCGCCGCGCGAGCCTGGACGGATCGAATCGGCCGATCACACCGGGCATCCGCCGCCGGCGTGCCCGCCAGCTCCTCCCGGCTGAAGGGCATCGCGATGCAAGCGATTGCGAGTTGACGATCGAGTGTGCCGCTCAGTCGGAGGAGACGCTCCTCGCCGCGAGGCCAAGCGCCACGCCGATGCCGAGCAGCGCCACCACGGCGGTCAGCGGCCGCTCGCGCAGCTGCTGGCTCGCGCTGGCGAGCGCCCAGTCGACCTGGCGGGACATGGCGTCAGCGCCGTGATGGGCCACGTCGCGCGCGTCGCCAAGCCGGTGGTAGGCCTGGTCGCTCCAGCTTTCGCGATGGCCGGAGGGCCACAGGCTCGCGGGCCAGTTCGAGGAGGAGGATCTGCCGGAGGCCGGCCACCAGCTCGATGCGGACGAACCGTTGGAACCCGGCCACCAGCTGGAGCCGGCATTGGCGCGCGGCGTCATCGAGCGCAGGTTCGAAGCCAGCGAGGCGATCTCGGCGCGCAGATTGTCGATTTCTTGCCGGGCAATCCGGCTTCGGCGGCGGAACAGGGTCATGGACAGGTCCTTTCAGGGTGGATCGGACGCAAAAGCGCGTCGCTCGTGGCTGAAGAAGGGTTGAGGCGACGCAAAAGCTGTGTGCTGTCAGTGGTGGACGGCGTAGCCCGACAATCGGTCCTGCGCGATGTCGTCATCAGAGGCTTCCAGGTCCTCGTCGGGATCCGGCACGTCGAGCGCATCCTCATCACGGTCGATCAGGGCATAAGGGCCCTCATCGCCCAGGCGCATCTCCTGCACCTCGCTCGGCGTCATCGTGTCATCGTGTCATCGTGCTCCGGCGCCTCGTTGCCGAGCAGGTCGGTGGGCTCGTCGGCGGCTTCGCTGTCCGGCAAGCCACGTTCGCGTTGCATCATGATCTTCTCCTGCCGGAGTCTCATACGCCGAAGTCGAGCGTCAGTTCCCAGACG
This window encodes:
- the glf gene encoding UDP-galactopyranose mutase — encoded protein: MFDWLIVGAGFAGSVLAERIACERNETVLIIDRRKHIAGNAFDRHDDAGILMHQYGPHIFHTNADPIVKYLSRFTAWRPYEHRVLAEVDGKRVPMPINLDTVNALYGLSLTPEELISFFASRAEPVAEVRTSEDVVVSAIGRDLYEKFFQGYTRKQWGLDPSQLDKSVTARVPTRTNRDDRYFTDTFQCMPLHGYTRMFQKMLDHPNIKVMLQSDYRQVRDIIPHKRLIYTGPIDEFYGHRFGKLPYRSLRFEHETLDMAQHQPVGTVNYPQTEAFTRISEYKHLTGQEHPKTTITREYPTDEGDPYYPVPRAENQALYKRYEALALAEVDTWFVGRLASYRYYNMDQVVGQALATFRRIQEDVPAKLGDSPRLAAV
- a CDS encoding glycosyltransferase family 1 protein, which codes for MQTTPNSPATPLREHGPTTERGVERPLLLCLSHLRWDFVFQRPQHLLTRAAQSFRVIFVEEPIFVDVPAPRLVLSPRDGGITVAVPHLPPGHTPTEVMRLQRELMSELVEAEGKPQVLWYYSPMALSFSAHIEAPACLYDCMDELSAFRGAAPDLTLWERRLFARADFVLAGGRTLYQAKRRQHQSVTLLPSSIDTAHFDRARAKPDDPADQRDIPHPRLGFFGVIDERFDAELLGEAAALRPDLSFIMIGPVVKIDPESLPQAANIHWLGSKSYPDLPRYLGNWDVGIMPFAINESTRFISPTKTPEFLAAGLPVVSTPITDVVSPYGDAGVVEIASGAEDFVAQAASLLERPRGEWLARVDAMLANNSWDKSWQRVDRLIHDTLMLKAAPAAQVVGKASAIQASQGRASAGPAAAGGGGPGVALSPAPRAWAGDSRLRARAASAAGKE